The window GCAGAACAGTTCGAGAAGGAGTATAAGCTTGAAATGAGGTCCCAGCTGGAGACCCTGGGGCTGATGGCGGAGTCCTTCGTGACCGTAGTGGTGGCATTTCCGCTATTCCTGGTGGTAATCATGGCCATCATGGCAATAGTGCCAAGTGGAGGGGCAAGCGGGGAAATGACGGTGACTCTACTGTACCTGGTAGTGTTCCTGATGATTCCCATCTCACAATTCGGTTTCATCTTCTTTATTTGGAATATGACGAAGGAGTCACAGATGTAGGGAGGTTTGGAAATGGCGGATAAGGATATCATAGATATAAACCAGCTAAAGGTTGCCAATAAGGATCACGCCAATACAATCCTCATCATCAGCGTGATCGGCGCGATCATATTGTTCGTGATCGGCGCCCTCGATGCAATCGGGGGTATAGAGACCCCCATTGACTGGATTCAATTTGCAGCCTTGGGTCTGATGGTGATCTGTGGTCCCTACGGATTCTACGTGTCAATGAAGCACAAGAGGATAAAGGAGATTGAGATGCGGCTGCCCGACTTCCTGAGGGACGTCGCGGAGGCGGGTAGGTTTGGAATGACCCTAGCGGAAGCGGTCGTCGTTGCATCCGGAGGGCGATACGGAAAGCTGACCCCAGAAATCCGCAGGATGGCTGCCCAGATCGACTGGGGAGTTCCGGCTGCTGAAGCTATGAGGCTCTTCACTATGCGTGTGAACACTCCCCTTGTAAATCGAATGATGTCCATCATCA is drawn from Methanomassiliicoccales archaeon and contains these coding sequences:
- a CDS encoding type II secretion system F family protein; the encoded protein is MADKDIIDINQLKVANKDHANTILIISVIGAIILFVIGALDAIGGIETPIDWIQFAALGLMVICGPYGFYVSMKHKRIKEIEMRLPDFLRDVAEAGRFGMTLAEAVVVASGGRYGKLTPEIRRMAAQIDWGVPAAEAMRLFTMRVNTPLVNRMMSIIIKANDAGGNVADVLTMVAHDARETMLNQEERKIAMSTYMVVTYIAFFVFIATIIILNSTFLPRMVEAGSQVAEGAEGMNVDNMPTTIQTDIIPQVQFIFIAAVVIHGFGDGILAGVLQDGRISNGMRHSFIMLLIGLIGTSLL